The Niallia alba genome includes a window with the following:
- the comGD gene encoding competence type IV pilus minor pilin ComGD — translation MIANQRGFTLIEMLVAISLLVIISSLSIFLVTSQQTSLNENHFITQLEGDLYYAQAFAIENQLPVQVRIFPSLHHYYIRADVNTGNIVERYYDNDISFSNNTMLSFNINSNGNFSKFGTLEFRIGKQDYKLTIQIGKGRFYATKL, via the coding sequence ATGATAGCAAATCAAAGAGGCTTTACATTAATAGAAATGCTTGTTGCAATATCATTATTAGTGATTATTTCTTCTTTATCGATATTCTTAGTCACCTCACAGCAAACCTCGCTTAATGAAAATCATTTCATTACTCAATTGGAGGGAGATCTCTATTATGCACAAGCCTTTGCGATTGAAAATCAACTACCAGTGCAGGTAAGAATCTTCCCTAGTTTGCATCATTACTACATCCGTGCTGATGTTAATACCGGAAATATAGTGGAGCGCTATTATGATAATGACATCAGTTTTTCTAATAATACAATGCTTTCTTTTAACATCAATTCAAATGGGAATTTTTCTAAATTTGGCACATTAGAGTTTCGAATAGGTAAACAAGACTATAAGTTAACGATTCAAATTGGTAAAGGGCGATTCTATGCGACTAAATTGTAA
- the comGF gene encoding competence type IV pilus minor pilin ComGF: protein MKNLFLLNNKGYVLLEMLLSFFIFTIILSLLFTPLQLMLDRQFSEKELQDMEWELFILELKKETKMSQGIAVANNKLVLYVDGRVVTYEKYGSNIRRRVDSTGHEVALQGINSVEFTMQKNGFQVKVTDRFAMEKETSIRSYLMFLE from the coding sequence ATGAAGAATTTATTCCTTCTCAATAATAAAGGCTATGTTTTATTGGAAATGCTGCTTTCTTTTTTTATTTTTACTATTATTCTTTCTCTCTTATTTACTCCTCTTCAATTAATGCTTGATCGTCAATTTTCGGAAAAAGAACTGCAGGACATGGAGTGGGAACTATTTATTCTTGAATTAAAAAAAGAAACAAAAATGTCCCAAGGAATTGCGGTTGCTAACAATAAGTTAGTCCTTTATGTGGATGGAAGGGTCGTAACTTATGAAAAATATGGCAGCAATATTAGAAGGCGAGTAGATTCAACAGGACATGAGGTAGCGTTGCAAGGTATTAACAGCGTCGAGTTTACTATGCAGAAGAACGGTTTTCAAGTGAAGGTAACGGACCGATTTGCGATGGAAAAAGAGACTAGCATAAGATCTTATCTTATGTTTTTGGAGTGA
- the comGG gene encoding competence type IV pilus minor pilin ComGG: protein MIRNNKGFIYPLSLCVYILFIYFLFILYGIYVNKKGIEVSVKNSNMQEYYFLSSLKEIEYELSTEEHPELSGTKTFLHGNVFYTIEKNSRTTFKIDYQLNMKAGIKPIYAISYFDMEQNKMTKWIE from the coding sequence TTGATCAGGAATAATAAAGGATTTATTTACCCGTTATCTTTATGTGTGTATATCCTTTTCATCTATTTTTTATTTATTTTGTATGGGATCTATGTAAATAAGAAAGGGATAGAAGTTAGTGTGAAAAATAGCAATATGCAAGAATATTATTTTCTGTCTTCCTTAAAAGAAATTGAATATGAACTTTCTACAGAAGAACATCCTGAACTTTCTGGTACAAAGACTTTTTTACATGGTAATGTTTTTTATACAATAGAAAAAAATTCGCGTACTACTTTTAAAATCGATTATCAATTAAATATGAAAGCTGGGATAAAGCCGATCTATGCAATAAGCTACTTTGATATGGAGCAGAATAAAATGACGAAATGGATAGAATGA
- a CDS encoding YqzE family protein, which produces MNTNDYVKYLTQTFVQYMDQPKEERQKLRAERKGLKEPFMLRWFGVLPYLIIFSFKRRKVRR; this is translated from the coding sequence ATGAATACCAATGATTATGTGAAGTATTTGACCCAAACATTTGTCCAGTATATGGATCAGCCTAAAGAAGAAAGGCAAAAGTTAAGAGCGGAAAGAAAAGGGCTGAAAGAGCCATTTATGCTGAGATGGTTTGGAGTTTTACCTTATTTAATTATATTTAGCTTTAAGCGTAGAAAGGTAAGAAGATAG